GTCCCCGCACCCCCAAACGGCTGCAGCAAACCTCCTCCAGCCCACTCGAAAGGAGACGGCAGGCCTCGGGTTCAGGAAGGGCCGGCAGCCGGGTCCAGCTGTCGCCCCGTAAGTCCCCGccgactgccccccacccccgcggtCCCTCTGCTTTGCATGAGAAGGAGCCcagctggggcgggggcggggtggagcCACTCGGGACAGGGTCCGCTATAGATTCCAGAAAGGGGCGGTTGAGTTGAGGGCGCTGGCGGCGAGAACCAAGACAgctgggggtgtgggggtggggtggggagagcgtGGAGACCGCTCACAGGACCACCCCCTCCCGCGGGCCTCACCCGGCACAGCGGACTGGGGAGGTGCCTCCGGGTCAGGGTGGAGGAGGCGAGGACCCCTCGCCACGCAGCTCTTAGCGCCTCCCCGGGTCCTGGAGTACGGGCTACGGGTCGGCTGGCTCCTGGAAATGCCGGGTCCGCGGGAGGAGCACAAAGCCAAGTCGCATCCTTCGAAGCCGCCCTGCTGGGTTGGAGAGCCGCCCTCCGCATCCCCAGCTCTGCCCTGAGCCCCGGCCTGGGAGAGACCCGCGTAGGGGGCTGTTGCGAGAGACAACCAGCCCCAACGCCGCCCTCCCCGCAGTGGGGAGCCAGAGGCCAGGTGTGTGTGGAGGAGGTGCGGAGAAGGCGAAAGGGCCCTCGCGCCCAGAGGTCAAGATGGGCGGAGCGCCAAAGAGCCTCACTGCCGGCCTTGGCTTCGGCTTCCAGTGAAAAGGTGACGCGGGCGGCAAGGCGGGGGCTGCCGGCGGGCCTCGGGGGTGCAGGGTTGGGCGGGCGGAGGcttagaggaaggaaaagagtgtTGGCAGAGCCCTAAAATCCCAGTCCACAGAGCGCAAACCAAATTCGCTGTTGCGGCTAAGCGGTTCGTTCGAAGAGGGTATTCCATTTTGCAAAGAACTGGATTCCTTGCCTGCCACGTTCATAACAATTGCATTGCAGGGCGCATTTCCCCCAACTTAGCTCCGGCCGTGTGTGAGATGTCTGAACCCAGCACCGCGTGGGGGGTCAAAAGGCCATTCTCAAAATACCGGCTAGACCTTGCTGGCTGGCTGCCCATCCTTATTTCCTTCCACACTCGGGCCGAATGCGCCTTTCTAACACCCctgcccccaaaaaacaaaaacgaggAGCAAATGCGGGACTGCCGAGCCCTACCACCTTCAGATTTCACTTGGGGAGAAGTCCCGGTTAAGCATAGAAATGGTGCTGTCGAAACGGAATTTGGTATTTGACTGGTATGGGCCGCGGAACTAGAGTGACTCTTCGAGGCTAAGAGTCTCAGGACCCGGACCCGACCCCCACTTCTGGGAAAATCTGCCCCCGTGGGCAGTGGTCCCTAGTTTATACCCTGAGGAAAATTAGGGACGTATAGGTTGCCTAAGACGTGAACTACTGGAGGTTGTTCTGCGCTTGTCCGGGGAAGCTGGTGCCAGCCCGGAGCCTGGAAAAGGGGACAGGGCGGCCGGGCCCGTACTCTGCACACCCCAATCCTCTGCAGCCTCGCCGTGGAGCCCCCAGGACGTCCCCGTTCCCACCGTCACTACCGCCACACCCCAGCCGCCGCTATTGCCCCATGGTTTCCCGCCTagtcttttgtttttgtatggaaaaGGTGTCTCCGGATCACAGTTTTCTCACAACTTCTCGCCGGGGTTGCAACTCCTCACCCGAGGCGCTTCCCCACCCACTCTTTTCCCCCGCCCCGGCGCCGCGCCTCCGGTCTCCCCCGCCCCACCAGGAAACCGCCGGAATCAACTTTCCAAGACTGCGCTGCGGGAAACAGACACCCAGATCTCCCAGAGACCCGGACCCTGTGGACTTTGGatggactgggggagggggcacacaAGGAGGGACCGGAGGAAGGAGATTCTGCTGCCAAACGCCCTCCCCCGCCCAACTCCCCCAAAGACAAGCGCTGCGCCCGGGGCAAACTTCTAGGCCAagaaagcaagaggaaaaaaaaaaaaaaagccagcaccCGCTGAACTGCAAAGCCAAAGAGTGCACCTGGGCCGCCGAGGCTCCCGGACCCAGCTGCACCCCAACCTCCCACAAGGCTCGATCTTGGGTTACTGCCCCTCTCCGGCAGAACTCTGCCCTCCGCCTGCGCCTACTCCCGCGCTCTCTCAGTCTCTCCCACCGAAACCGACGCCTTACCGGAGCAGCAGGGGACCCGGGCACCTCGCTGCCCGCCGCCCGCACCGCGCCGGGCCGCGGTTGCCGCCGCCACTGATCCTCTAAACGCGGTCTCCCGGCACTCTCCCCAGCCGGGGGATGCAGAATGGTTTACAGAGGGACCGCGAGCCGCTGATTGGTCGCAGGCCGCCGTGACGTCGGCGGGCGCTGCATTAAGGCGAGGGGGCTTCCAgagcccagccaacagccaggaGCAGTGACCGAGCCACCGGAACTGGGGAGAGACGCGCCGGGACGGCGGACTGGGCCAGGAGACCAGGGACAGAGGGACGCTTGTCCGGGGACAGCCTGCAACGAACTGCGGCCCGGAAGGCGAGAGCGGCGGCCCGTGCCGAGCTGTTCCAGCCGCACAGAACTGTAGCCGCTGCACCAGgacgttttttaaaaagctcttcaagctactccccctccccccgactCCTCCCgctgcaaaagaaaagaaaaaaaaaaaaggaaggaaggaaagaggctaGAAAGGAAACCCAGATTTGCCATCACAacgaaaaaagaggggaaaaagaaaagaaaagaaagtcgaGAGACTGTGGGGTTGCACGCAGGCAGCTGGAGCGTGGGCCGAGCGATGTGGGGCTGCGCGCCCAGGCGGCCGCGAGTTGCTACTGGAGCCACGATGCACGGCCAGGCGCGGTGAGGAGCCAGACGGCACCCCCTCCCCGAAGGAGTCCAGGCGCAGGGAGGGCCGTCCCGAGGAGACGGAGGCCGCCAGGCAGGCCACGGGCCGAGGTGACGGGGCTGGGGCGGTGGGGAGCGGGCGCGCGCACCTGGCTGCGTCCGCCCGCAGTTGTCCCTCTCACTCTCGATTGACACAAACACTTCTCCAGAAGGGGGGAAAcctaagcaacaacaacaatcaACAACGagatcttcctcctttcctccctccctcccttcccccgcggcctgcccccaccccctcccccaggcccaccGCAGGCTCCCAGGGCGTCCCGACCCATTGCGCGAGGCCGACAGTTTAGGATCCAAAGCTTCCCTACTCGTTTGGttcttctcttttataaaaagaggaggggaaattCCGGTGACGGGCAGccctgcatacacacacacacccgccctCATACCCCGACAAAAGCAGATGCACTTTGACTTCTGACAGCTCTACCTCAAACCCGAGAGAACTCAGCGGCGCTTTCCCTGCAAGCCGAGCTCGCCGCGTCGTCCTCTTCCTTCTCCGACtccgttttatttatttatttccgtTCCTGTCGCCGTTCTCGGTGACCTTCACTCCTTCGCGGGCTCTGGACAGAAGAGTCGCTTTCTCGCCCGCCTGAGACTCTTTCCTCGCCCCAGGAGCGGCGGCGGCGCTGCTGTGCCCCGGGGCCCCGGGGCTGTCGGGCTGCACACTCCACCGAGGCGCACCCCGCCCCCCATcagcctcctccctctctctgattTTCCGGTGCGGGTTTCGGTTTGCACTGCCAAGTGTGTCTCCCCATTTTGGAGGGGCTGGGGAGTTCCTGCCGGTCGTCTTGGTGAATCATCCCCTCGGCTCTACCTGCGCTTCTCTCTCCGGGCCTCACCCGACCAAACCAAAGACCATGGTGCACTGTGCCGGCTGCAAAAGGCCCATCCTGGACCGCTTCCTCTTGAACGTGCTGGACAGGGCCTGGCACGTCAAGTGCGTCCAGTGCTGTGAATGTAAATGCAACCTGACCGAGAAGTGCTTCTCCCGGGAAGGCAAGCTCTACTGCAAAAACGACTTCTTCCGGTGAGTACTTCCCTCGCGCGCCTCTGCTGCTCCTTCCCCGCGGGCCCTTCCCAGCCAGCTTCGGATCAGAGGTCAGCGTGGCCGCGGCGGCCGCATTAGGAACTGCCTTTGGAGAGGGCAGCCAAGTCCCGGGGGCTCCCGCCTCTTCGCCAGCTGGCGCGCTGGGCTCCCCGGGACGCGGCCTGCTTTCGTCCTGGAAATTGTGGGTCCGGGCTTGGCTGCACGTGCCTGGGAAGAAAGAGTCTGAGCTCGCCTCTGAGCCAGAAGCCTCTCCAAGCTTGGAAGGAGGTAGCTCAGCCTCAGGAGGTGTAGCCCCAGCTCCTGCCTTTCCCCTTGCAGAGCTCTCCAGCGACTGCATTCTCCGGGCCTCCCGGCTTTGCTCGTCCTCCAGGCTGAGCTTAGAAGCTCGGGCTAGCCCTATGCCACTGTCTTTTCCGTCTCCGAGAAGTCTTGGCGGGAACCGCCGAGCCTTTTGCATGGAGTGTCCGAGTCGCCTGCGGTGGCAGCGGCAGGGAAGCGCTCGGCCATGGTGCCTATCCTGCACGCCCCAGGGTCTTCCTGAAACCCGGATGGGCCTCCCAGCGCCGACCTGGGCACACCACTGCACGGTAGCCTAGACCTTACCCGGCTGCCCGGGTTGGCGGGAGGTTCGGCCTCCGCCCAACGCCGACCTCGGCTCTGAGGCGCAGGCTCTGCTCGGAGCTCTCCCAGGCTCTGCCCGCCACAGCCCGCCACCTCCTTGCCGAAACCTGGGGAAAAGCTGAGACCCGGGTCCTCGGAGCCGGGGGACTTCTCCCGACAACCCTCCTCCGTTTAGCATTTTAATTGAATCCTCTTAAAGTTACTGTCTTGCCACCAAATCCACACAACACACAAGTCAACAGAGAACTGGAGCAAAATCGAATTGAAATTCCCTTGTGCCCGTTTGAAATCTCCCAGTTTACTTGGCTGACTTGGTCTCTGCTTTTCTCTGAGTTTGTGGTGACAGATCAAACTGGGGGACAGAGTGGGGGTTCGAAGCCACCCGGGTCGCTTTGCTCAGAGGCCTGGGACGCGCTGTCCCCAGTGCATCCCCGGGATGCGCGGCTCTGGTTGCGGCGGACCATGGAGCAAAGCTCTGTCCGCTGGTATTGCCGAGAGCAAGCGCAGGCTGAGCCTCTGGGCCTCGGCAGGTGGTGCCGGGCCTCCCGCTACTGGCGGGAGCCGAGCCAGGGAGCGGCGAACGGTGCCGACTGCCAGTGGGCCCCAGAAGCCTGGCTCCCGCGAAGCGCGGCCCGGCACCTAGAGCCCCCATGCGGTCTAGCTTGCGCCAACCTGCTGGGCTTTGGGCTTGAACGTGGCGACGGCCTGGCTGTGGCCATCCGGGCTCTCCGCGGCTGTTTGTTTACCCGCGGCCGGACTGGACCTTGCCAACCCCCAGCGCGTGCGCGCGTTCTTTTTCGACGAAGGAGAGGCAATATAGAGAAAAGCGGCGTTCGAGACGCATTTGTGTGGCGCTCTAATTTTGTTCTCCGAATCTAATCGGAAAATAGgtgcctccctctcccttcccgtCGCCACCTTGCCGCCTTCTTCGGCAGCGCTTTTTCCCTCTGGGACAACGCTGGGCGTGAGGCTAGGGGTGGGGGCAGCTTGAACTCCTTACTCCATCGTTCTAACCCTGTATATCTCCTCCCTGACTTTTCACTGGTGCCCCGCGCTTTCTCCTGCCTTCTTGCCTGCTTAATCGGCATTCTGCCTCTCTTtttggctctctctctctttctccttttcctctttcctattcTTCTTTCTCCACTTTCTTTCTCTATCGCCTTTCTCCCTGTTTCTGTCTTCCCCTGGCCCTCGCCAACCTGCCCCCCTGCAGGTGTTTCGGTACCAAATGCGCAGGCTGCGCGCAGGGCATCTCCCCTAGCGACCTGGTGCGGAGAGCCCGGAGCAAAGTGTTTCACCTGAACTGCTTCACCTGCATGATGTGTAACAAGCAGCTCTCCACCGGCGAGGAGCTCTACATCATCGATGAGAACAAGTTCGTCTGCAAAGAGGATTACCTAAGCAACAGCAGCGTCGCCAAAGAGAACAGCCTCCACTCGGGTGAGGCCCTAATTCCCGGCTCCTTAGGGGCGGGTGGGTCCCGGGGGAGGAAGGCCCGCCAAGGTTGCTGCTCACctgtcccttccctctccccagccaccACGGGCAGTGACCCCAGTTTGTCTCCGGACTCCCAAGACCCGTCGCAGGACGACGCCAAGGACTCGGAGAGCGCCAATGTGTCGGACAAGGAAGGCGGCAGCAATGAGAACGACGACCAGAACCTGGGGGCCAAGCGGAGAGGGCCGCGCACCACCATCAAAGCCAAGCAGCTGGAGACGCTGAAGGCCGCCTTTGCCGCTACACCCAAGCCCACGCGCCACATCCGCGAGCAGCTGGCTCAGGAGACTGGCCTCAACATGCGTGTCATCCAGGTCAGGGCCCGAGCGTGCCACTCAGTTCCCTAGAGGCCCACACAGCTACTCCGTGCAGGccaagctggggctgggggctgtttTGCGGAGCAGAGCAAGTCCCTGGAGGCtggcggagggggaggggagaggcccaGACACAACCCTACCCGGTTCGAACTTCGAAGCGTCGCCAGATGTGTAGAGCATCTGGAATTCCCTatacctcctcctcttcctggtccAGCGCAGGTGAGAGTGGTGACGGTGGGGGAGGGACGGGGAGcatgaggctggaggaggggacacTGTCGGACACTGCGACGAGAGTTGGGACCTGTCTGTCTGCGCTACCACCCCTGTTCGGGAGGAGCCAAGAGGTCGCTGTGCATCCGGGAATTAATCGGTTCCGCTGGCTTCTGCACAACGTAATCTCTCTCTGCGGGTCCCCACCGCCAACTTTGTGGGTCTCTTGTCCCAGCTAAACAAGCCCCAGAGCAGAGACTTCCCCTCCGAAGAGAGGTGGGCTGTCCAGGTTTGAAGGGAAGGTGGTCGGGGCGAGAGTCAGCTCTACCTCGGCCTGTTCAGAGTAGCATGGGATGGGAGGTGGCCATCCAGGCAGCTGCGCAGGTGCCCGCTGCGAGGTCTTGAGACTGCGTGTATTCAATCGGGCCCGAGTCTTGGGCCCAAGGTTAGGTGTCCGGTGCCTGGAGGCTCTGCGAGGGTATGGGTGGATGTGCCTGGGAGGCTGTGTGCATGGGCACACTATTCAGGCTGCCCTCCACGGGGGCCCTCTGCCTTTGAAAGGTTGTGCGATCTTGTGCGCAGGTGAAGGGGAGGCTGCATGTCTGTGTCACTACCAGTGAGAGGCTGTGGATAAGTACGTTTGGCACTGGGAGATTGTGCGTGGGTGGAAAAGgagactgtgggttttggtgtCACTATCTTTGGGAGACTGTCAACAGGAGGCTGTTTGGATCTCTGTCACTATCATGCGGGGGAGGGGGCTGCCAGGGTCCCTGAAAGGGAAGCTCTGTGTCTGATAATATTTGAGGAGGTTGTGCCTCGGTGTGTACAGCCCCCCGGAAGCTGTAACTGTGTCGGTGGAATTATTAGAAACAACTCCAACTGCCTCATGTTGAGCAGGGCGGCTTGCCCAGGTTCCTCTGTCGGGAATCCTGTTCACCATGGGCTCAAGGGCCACCCTGCGCGGTCCTACTCAGAGACcgcgtccccccccccccatatacaacacacacacacacacacagcccggAATCCGCGAGTTAGGCGGTGAGGGGCCAGGTCCGGCCGCGCACCCGAAGTCGTAGGTGGGGTCTCCGGGGCctcaccaccgccccccccaccgCGTGTGTGCTTCAGGTCTGGTTCCAGAACCGACGGTCCAAGGAACGGAGGATGAAGCAGCTAAGCGCGCTGGGCGCTCGGCGCCACGCCTTCTTCCGCAGTCCGCGCCGGATGCGGCCGCTCGTGGACCGCCTGGAGCCGGGCGAGCTCATCCCCAACGGGCCCTTCTCCTTCTATGGAGGTGGGTGCGCTGCCTAGGGGCAGGGCGCGGGCAGGGCGGGGTTGGCTTCGTCGGAAGCGGGTGGCAGCGCGGAGGCGCTTCTGGCTTTCTTAGAGAAGTGGAGAGTAGGGAAGAGAtgggtggaggctggggagtATAATCGAGGGGAGGTAGTGAGACCGAACCGAATTCCCGATCCTGAATGAGGCGAATGGGCAGGTAGGGAGCAGCTCCAGCGTTCGCACCCAGCCTTCCCCGTGCTCCCAGCCCGGCAGGGGAGCCCGGCGACTGGCGACTTCGCCGAGTTGCCTTCCCCAGCCGGCTCGCGGGCCCGCCTTCCCGCCCTGTCACCccgccccacccagggccccgccCTGACAGCCTCCTCACCGCCGCTCCGCAGATTACCAGAGCGAGTACTACGCTCCCGGAGGCAACTACGACTTCTTCCCGCAAGGCCCCCCGTCCTCGCAGGCTCAGACGCCAGTAGACCTGCCCTTCGTGCCGTCGTCCGGGCCTTCCGGGACACCCCTGGGTGGCCTGGAGCACCCGCTGCCCGGCCACCACCCGTCGAGCGAGGCTCAGCGGTTCACCGACATCCTGGCGCATCCTCCCGGGGACTCGCCCAGCCCCGAGCCCAGCCTGCCCGGGCCTCTCCACTCAATGTCGGCCGAGGTCTTCGGGCCCAGCCCACCCTTCTCGTCGCTGTCGGTCAACGGAGGGGCGAGCTACGGAAACCACCTGTCTCACCCCCCCGAAATGAATGAGGCAGCCGTGTGGTAGCGGAGACGCGCACGATCCGCGGAGTTCGTGGTTGTACAGAAATGAAcctttatttaagaaaaacagaaaaaaaaagaaaaaaaaacataaaagcaagTCATTCCCCCCACTTCCTCCAGCTTGGGAGACCATTTTCCGTCTGGGGAGACCGGATGGGAAAGGGGGACACGAAATAGAATCCAAATCCGCCTGGAGGTAAACTGGGATCCGTGCGCTGGCTGGCAAGGTGCAGAACTGGGGCTCCCGCAGGGAAACGCagacctctccccacctcccacctggaCCCGGATCCTTGGACAGACACCGCCGGCGTGAGCGAGAACCCGGCGGGCTGCATAAAAACACCCACGGCAACCGCGGGGGGCGGCCAGTCGGTGGTGACGCCAggagccgcggggagggaggctgCGCCCGCAGCCGGTTGAGGGCGGTGAAGCGGCCGGGGCGCTCCCGGGCCAGCCAGGAGGGTTCTGGCTCTGGGAAATTTATTAGTGTTGTCTCAGAGTTCAGCAACAGCGACAGCAAACTTATAGCTTCAGAAACGCCGACCTGCTGTGCATCAGGtgggactatatatatatatattttttgtctctctgggttttttggtttttttgtttttgccaaaaTTGCAAAATTCTAAATGTAAAGCCCT
This window of the Balaenoptera ricei isolate mBalRic1 chromosome 20, mBalRic1.hap2, whole genome shotgun sequence genome carries:
- the LHX1 gene encoding LIM/homeobox protein Lhx1 isoform X1, giving the protein MVHCAGCKRPILDRFLLNVLDRAWHVKCVQCCECKCNLTEKCFSREGKLYCKNDFFRCFGTKCAGCAQGISPSDLVRRARSKVFHLNCFTCMMCNKQLSTGEELYIIDENKFVCKEDYLSNSSVAKENSLHSATTGSDPSLSPDSQDPSQDDAKDSESANVSDKEGGSNENDDQNLGAKRRGPRTTIKAKQLETLKAAFAATPKPTRHIREQLAQETGLNMRVIQVWFQNRRSKERRMKQLSALGARRHAFFRSPRRMRPLVDRLEPGELIPNGPFSFYGDYQSEYYAPGGNYDFFPQGPPSSQAQTPVDLPFVPSSGPSGTPLGGLEHPLPGHHPSSEAQRFTDILAHPPGDSPSPEPSLPGPLHSMSAEVFGPSPPFSSLSVNGGASYGNHLSHPPEMNEAAVW
- the LHX1 gene encoding LIM/homeobox protein Lhx1 isoform X2; translated protein: MVHCAGCKRPILDRFLLNVLDRAWHVKCVQCCECKCNLTEKCFSREGKLYCKNDFFRCFGTKCAGCAQGISPSDLVRRARSKVFHLNCFTCMMCNKQLSTGEELYIIDENKFVCKEDYLSNSSVAKENSLHSDPSQDDAKDSESANVSDKEGGSNENDDQNLGAKRRGPRTTIKAKQLETLKAAFAATPKPTRHIREQLAQETGLNMRVIQVWFQNRRSKERRMKQLSALGARRHAFFRSPRRMRPLVDRLEPGELIPNGPFSFYGDYQSEYYAPGGNYDFFPQGPPSSQAQTPVDLPFVPSSGPSGTPLGGLEHPLPGHHPSSEAQRFTDILAHPPGDSPSPEPSLPGPLHSMSAEVFGPSPPFSSLSVNGGASYGNHLSHPPEMNEAAVW
- the LOC132354549 gene encoding uncharacterized protein LOC132354549, with the protein product MGRDALGACGFPPSGEVFVSIESERDNCGRTQPAGGVGGRGSSLKSFLKNVLVQRLQFCAAGTARHGPPLSPSGPQFVAGCPRTSVPLSLVSWPSPPSRRVSPQFRWLGHCSWLLAGLWKPPRLNAAPADVTAACDQSAARGPSVNHSASPGWGECRETAFRGSVAAATAARRGAGGGQRGARVPCCSGASPQRQALETSAREDDTVLFGAGTEAALSLGHGFEGRLLSLLSPNAHQHLLPIHPETWPHFSRSLPRPSPCPHFTPEGVTFTFAP